One Mytilus edulis unplaced genomic scaffold, xbMytEdul2.2 SCAFFOLD_2308, whole genome shotgun sequence genomic window, agtatacaAGATGGATAACTCAGACGATTACATTAAATCCGCTGTTGAAAGTGAAATTACTCGAATGTTGGCAAAAAATGCTATGTCCACTGTTAAAAGTACTGTCAGAAATAACCAGCCTAAAATTAAACAAGAACCTCTAGATGAAGATGAGACAGGGGTAGACCCAAATAGTCAcggaattaaaattgagaaaatggATGAGGATGAAGATAATTTAGATGGAATAAGTATACAAACTGAGCAGAGAACTAAAACAGGGCCAAATTCTAGCAAGTACTCTGTCAAAGTAGTCACAAAATACATGTGTCGATATTGTGCGAGGCAGTTCGATTCTCCCGATGAAATGCAGGAACACATTGCTTCACATGCACGTGGAAAATCAAACCAATGTCACTCCTGTTATGTTTGTTCAAAGACCTACTCAACTCCATCAAAACTTCAGCGCCATGTGCGTGTTCATAGTGGTGAACGTCCGTATGCTTGTAACATTTGTGGTAGACGTTTCACACGCTCTGATCATGTCAAACAACATTTAAAAGTTCACATGCCACAGAAGCAGAGAAACCAGTGTCGTCTTTGTAGTCAGAAGTTTCTCCGTAGACAAACTCTGCATTCTCATCTTCAACAGTCACATGGTGTGTCTACTGTCTATACATGTCACAGATGCGGTGAAGCATTTGACGAAATAACCAAACTTCATGCTCATAAAAATCTACACATCTCGATCTACGGGAAAAATGAAGGGCCTGCTGTAGAAGGTGGAATGGTTATTAAACAAGAACCGGGAGAGAATGGTGACCAAACTACACCCATGATTGGTTTGGCTAAATTCAGTCTTGGTCCCCAACCTGCACCAGATGACTTACTCAAAGTAGTGAATGCAGCCCAAGGTGGAAACAATGGCTACACTAATAAAATGGATGGATTCTCAGTGTCGGATGAAACACACAGGTTAATAATAGATAATACTATGTAATATATTTatgacacaatattttttttaatggaatatgGCTTAAATCTGTTGGACCAGTATTTacctccaaatttttttttttttctaacatcatggacattgaaaacaaaataattttatattatacgAAAGTGATGCAGCAACCTACTGACATATTAAAggaaaaagtacaaaatgtatgatgGTTTTAATACAAAAATAGCTTAAAATTTTAAGACATTGAAAGACAACATTGATAATACTTTTCATTACATTATGCTAtatgtttagtttattttttcaGGTTGGCAGTAGCTCTTCCAAAACAAGGAGCGCAGTTGGAGAAGCCCCAAGTGGCCACATACAGCTATCCCATAAAATATGCCCGATCTCCTCCGCCACAGGAGATGCAGGAAGAGAATTACCAGGCAGATACCTTGTCAGATGGAATGAACATGTTTATACTCCCATCTCATATTAAAAAGGAACCAGAAAGTCCGGAATACAGTATGGATTACTCATACAAGGCAGACGATACTAATTCATCTTACGTTGATGATATCGCAGGAGAAAATCAAGAGGAGGAGGATGAGGATGAGTATGATGAGGACCAAGATGACTCAAAAACAGGGAATCTTGGTGAAAACGCAGTTCAGAATTTGTTAACAGGGCCTCCAGCGGAAAACAAAGGTATTAAAATGAAACTTTTCGGTCCTGCTAGTTATAAAGCTGCAATGAGAAACAAAATAGCCATGAAAATACCAACTCCTCGGCTGAGACAAATGCAGAATCCTATGATACGGAGTGCCACCATGGCTTCAAAAACAGACAACATCAATAGTAATCTAGAAGCCAAGAACTTTTCTCCTTACATAGTTGGAACAGCCAGCCTTGGACCAGGCCAAACTGTGTCTCCTGTCCAAGAAACAATCTCTAAAGAGAAGGAGAAGAAATTAAGTAAATGCGAGCATTGTTGTATTTGGTTTGAGGATTATACCATGTGTTTGTTACACAACTCGCTCCACTCTGCTGACGACACCGACCCATTCACATGcagaaaatgtatgaaaaaactTGGCAACCGTTTAGAATTCACTGCACATCTAGTATGGCATCTTGAACCAGATATGGACAGTTAAAAGCGTGGCATCTTTAGCCACAAATGGACAGTTAAAAATGTGGCATTGTTAGCTATACATGGCCAGTTGAAAATGTGTCATCTTAAGCTAAATCAGCCAAAAgcatttaaatacaaaaacattgatttatattgtatatgttcgctgttttattcaaaatgatatatttgtatatttatcatGTACTTTTTTTCTAGTATATGATCCTGTATGTAATTCAATCAGAGGTATTACATATGTATGTCTAGTACATGTGTAATACTAATCTAGGTTAGTTTTGTTAATTCAATATTTGTACAgaacttttgaatgaaattatttatacatgtattgtcatttttttaccCTCTTAATTGAATTGTTAATTGGAATCAAATGATAGCTTAGGTCAAAAGGTCAACATATATTCTTAAACATTAAGCATGTATCTGCACAAAATATCATGGTTGAATTATCTTAAGGTGGTATCCAACACCTTGGactaaattaatttggctcgtttaattttcataaaatttttacaaaatatttactttgaccgtttgaaaaaaatataaaattttcaaaaaacttgaaccaatcactttTCATTGGATATagagcagtttgacaaacactaacatgactaatttAGATCATTTagaagcttatatcatgtatattaatcTTTCCTTAATTAATGAACATGATTAAatatttagctgattttacagagttatctccctgtagtgttgggtaccaccttagaCAATTAATTCAagctgtaattttttttcaagagaCTCTCAAATGGGTTTTCCTTAAACATTGAAGTTTTCCAAAGAACAAAATCATGAAAACATTGTGTAATACAATGTACATCTACAGGTTATATGTTTAATTTGAATATACAAATTAATTAAAGTTGGGGAAACTCTGATTGAAGCTTTATGCATTGAACAGTCATCTTTTATGGaggaattttgtttttatacaaataaattgcTTTGACTCTTAACTTTTATAAGACAAACCCAAGTTTTTTTCTGCAGTAAATGCATTTTATTGAACAAGATTTTTCATgaaagttgaaaaagtttttcaAGGGACCCTctcttccccccccccccaaaaaaaaaaggaaagaaagaGTGGGGATAGTAGATAGGGTCATTGCATTATTTATTATTACTACATGTGCTTTTAAAAAATGGACAACATTGAATTTTAAACTAAATCACTTTGTATGTTCTGTAGATGTGATATCTTTTGACATTTGAGGACCCTAAACAAACCATAACATATGGTctgcaaattgtcaaaaaaatcATAAGGACCTTAAAGCTACAGTTCCACAGCTACTGTAcatggacctacttaaaaaacaattatttaataggTCACAGATTTTATATGCTACTTGTTGActttaaattacatatatatatattgttggcTTAAtgtattgatcatgttgattgttAAAACAGAATACAATGgtaaattttaataaacatttttgttgttaaaatgggatatatatgtaaattttgttGGACATATTGTGAAGTAACTGTTATTAATCACTGCAATTTTTTATAAGATTTGAAACTTTACAATTTTACagagaatttatttttttttgtacaacaGATTGTTTGGTTTTATTGATTCTTCAAATAAACATGGAAAAGTTGGAAGAACCTAAAGGTGATTCCCAATAgattttatataatttgaaaacatctgcactgttaaaaaaacaattgtctgTGGTAAATTTTGCAGATTCTGGTGACTTGCTGCTATCTTTAAACTTGGTATAAGAcaatttttgagatttcaaagaggaaaatatgaataacaatttataaacactacactttaaacattaaagaaaaaaaatacttttttctttgttgtttagaatttttttacATGCAGGTCATAACAGTTATTGTTGTTTTAATGTACATAAATAAGCATAGTAACTGTaattttgtcaatacatatttccATAGTTACTCAAACTGTTGTGTGATAATTGGACATTGTGATGTAAAGACAATTTTGATCAGTTTTTTTATGTAGAAGAACAGCACAAgaacttaaatattttaattgagaAAATGTTGTTCAATGTATCAAAACATGTGGTGTTGGAAAATTAAACCTATGAATcaggaattatctccctttgataaataaaaagaggGAAACTTCTCTTTCAATTGGAATTTAAAATTAGCAATGTTACTTTTCTTTGATAAGACCatgctaatacatgtatatggtatctggtagagatttgtctcattggcaatcaaacaacATCTTATTTTCCAATGCTAAAAATCGTCAAAAACTTACAATGTTAATTAATATATTCAAAGGCAGATCCGTTTGAAATGCTTAAATTATCGCTGAGCTAACTAATTAGacaaaaaagaaatgtacaattttgaatccaatttttttttaattgagagcACTATTAAAGTAATGTTGGTTcagattgttatatatatatatatatatacaagtaaaataaTAAGATCTGttaaaaagaatagagaaaaactaGACTTCAAAAATGAAGAacagaaaattttaaattatatataaagaatagagaataatgggcaaaattgatagaggaagaagaaaaaaaattaaagactgatcaatgaaaaaatgatgGACCCTCCTTTCCAGACTTTTAttgataatcattgataatttgAAGTTAAATTGATTGTCTGTCTATAAGTAATTCTTTCCATCCACTACccatttaaagatataaaaatgttacttttatttatttttacatggtACTTTCATCCAAATTTGATAAAAGATGGGCATGTAAGAACTGGGAAAAAATTGTAGGATCTCTACTATACAAAGGAGAGATAACTCtaactttatattttactttCTTGTCTCCTTTGATAAGAATGCATATAAAAAATTGCagctttatttttataatataaaatatgttaataattttataattttttgttgaaTCAAATGTCCTTGTTTGATGTTTTAAGGACAGGAATATAAAGGAGCAACCAGGCTGTTGTAGGTATATGTTAACAagtaatattgtatttttatacatgtacttgtatagGACATTCACTTTAGGAATATGTTAACACATGTTAACACATGTTGTTGTATTTTATATCTGTATAGGAAATTTACTTTAGGAATATGTTAACACTTGTTAACACATGTTGTTGTATTTTTATACTTGTATAGGACACTGACTTTAGGAATATGTTAACACTTGTGttgttgtattttatatttgtataggAAATTGACTTTAGAGTGCTGCTTTTTTGGCTTtatctattttctttttcaaaaataaattgcaatattatgtagttttattttattttgatttttcatattaaacTGTAATTATCCAATAACAGGTACATGTAGTACATCATGACAAAACATTTGGTCTGAAAGGGAAGGATTCTTTCATATGAGTTAATATGTTTGCTGATGTTTTGGCATGCGGTCTATATACTTCAGAGACATTGCAAAGAACTTGAAGTTTCATGCTTTTTCACCACTTTTTAGCTCATAAGGCTTAGAGGTTTAAATGAGCTATAACCACCACTATTCCTTGATGCTAATTataaaaatctctgaaactataCTGGGACCAAACTTAAAATGACTGCTTGAAACAAAATCATAGGGATAATTGTCATGATTACCCTGTGagtaatattataattatatttggtatatgggatccttgcaaggtctacatgtctgtcagacagcATTTATCTCACCTTTAACTCATTTTATGAATCCACTTCCAAGGTTAAGTTTGAATGGTCAAGTCCCCATCTCATATATTATCAGCAAAAGGTCAACTGTATTGGGTGTATgtaattattgtaaggtgtacatgtctgtttggTAGagtttgaccttatttttatggttGATTGGTCATTGTTCATTTTTCAAAGTTATATCTGTTTCTCAGACAAGTAATATTTCAActctatttggtgtatggaatgattgtatggtGTAAGTGAAGTCTGTgttgtctggcatggttcatatgACCCTGACCCCCATTTTATATTGTTCATTTGTCAAGGTTAAGTTTCTATATTATGCCTGTTTTtcttattgtacatgtacatagaaaACAATATACTGACTATAATTGATGTATGGTATGATTATAAGGTGTCTGGTAGGGTTTCTcataccttgacctcatttacatggatcactgataatgttaagtttaaaTGATACTAGTAGTGAAACCTTTAAATTACACTTTCAACAAAAGTTCAACCATGATAAGCAAAGTGATCAGCAGGTGAGACAGTTCAGAGTGATCagtcttgtttaaaaaaacacacCAAATTGTAAACCTAGCCAATAATGTAGGAGTAGTTGAGaacaccattttttttacagcaaatatgaaagaccattttttgtgtttttccgAAGCTGTAATGAATAGCAGAAAACTCTGAATTACTATTATTATAAGCAAGATAGGATTTACAACTAGATCAACATTATGAAATCTATAATTGACcattataagagttatctcccatagaGAAACTCTAAATAGCACAAATGATCAGCAAAGAACAatctaaaaatatttgaatatggtTGAAATCTTCAGTGTACACATTATAAGCTTAGTTGTCATCGAATAACAATGTTTATAAAgatattcctaaactgttggaaccaaaactcccaaaatcaatcccaatcttccttttgtggtcataatccttgtgtcaaaatttcatagatttctatatacttaaactaaagttatagtgcgaaaaccaagaaaatgcttatatggGCCCTTcatggcccctaattcctaaactgttggaaccaaaactcccaaaatcaatcccaatcttccttttgtggtcataatccttgtgtcaaaatttcatagatttctatatacttaaactaaagttatagtgcgaaaaccaagaaaatgcttatatggGCCCTTcatggcccctaattcctaaactgttgggaccaaaaactcccaaaatcaatcccaaccttccttttgtggtcataaaccttgtgttaaaatgtcatagatttctattgacttatactaaagttatagtgcgaaaaccaaatgtcttcggaagacgacgcagacgacgacgccaacgtgataccaatatacgaccaaaaaaatttcaacttttgcggtcgtataaaacttaagaatctgaatacacagttagatttggcatatcaaagaaccgcaataattcatttttttatgaaatcaaacgaAGTTTCATTTTTTGTCCCTTTTGGTCAccaattcgttgggaccaaaactccccaaatcaatccaaaccttccttttgtggtcataaaccttgtgttaaaatttcatagatttctattaacttatactaaagttattgtgaccataaaaggaaggttgggattgattttgggagttttggtcccaacagtttaggaataaggggcccaaagggtccaaaattaaactttgtttgatttcatcaaaaattgaataattggggttctttgatatgccaaatctaactgtatatgtagattcctaatttttggtcccgttt contains:
- the LOC139506745 gene encoding uncharacterized protein; protein product: MDNSDDYIKSAVESEITRMLAKNAMSTVKSTVRNNQPKIKQEPLDEDETGVDPNSHGIKIEKMDEDEDNLDGISIQTEQRTKTGPNSSKYSVKVVTKYMCRYCARQFDSPDEMQEHIASHARGKSNQCHSCYVCSKTYSTPSKLQRHVRVHSGERPYACNICGRRFTRSDHVKQHLKVHMPQKQRNQCRLCSQKFLRRQTLHSHLQQSHGVSTVYTCHRCGEAFDEITKLHAHKNLHISIYGKNEGPAVEGGMVIKQEPGENGDQTTPMIGLAKFSLGPQPAPDDLLKVVNAAQGGNNGYTNKMDGFSVSDETHRLAVALPKQGAQLEKPQVATYSYPIKYARSPPPQEMQEENYQADTLSDGMNMFILPSHIKKEPESPEYSMDYSYKADDTNSSYVDDIAGENQEEEDEDEYDEDQDDSKTGNLGENAVQNLLTGPPAENKGIKMKLFGPASYKAAMRNKIAMKIPTPRLRQMQNPMIRSATMASKTDNINSNLEAKNFSPYIVGTASLGPGQTVSPVQETISKEKEKKLSKCEHCCIWFEDYTMCLLHNSLHSADDTDPFTCRKCMKKLGNRLEFTAHLVWHLEPDMDS